A region of Homo sapiens chromosome X, GRCh38.p14 Primary Assembly DNA encodes the following proteins:
- the RHOXF2B gene encoding rhox homeobox family member 2B — MEPPDQCSQYMTSLLSPAVDDEKELQDMNAMVLSLTEEVKEEEEDAQPEPEQGTAAGEKLKSAGAQGGEEKDGGGEEKDGGGAGVPGHLWEGNLEGTSGSDGNVEDSDQSEKEPGQQYSRPQGAVGGLEPGNAQQPNVHAFTPLQLQELECIFQREQFPSEFLRRRLARSMNVTELAVQIWFENRRAKWRRHQRALMARNMLPFMAVGQPVMVTAAEAITAPLFISGMRDDYFWDHSHSSSLCFPMPPFPPPSLPLPLMLLPPMPPAGQAEFGPFPFVIVPSFTFPNV; from the exons ATGGAGCCTCCGGACCAGTGTAGCCAGTATATGACCAGCTTGCTCAGCCCTGCAGTCGACGACGAGAAAGAACTACAGG ATATGAATGCTATGGTGCTGTCGCTTACTGAAGAGgtcaaagaggaggaagaggatgcaCAGCCTGAGCCTGAGCAAGGCACAGCAGCAGGAGAAAAGTTAAAGTCGGCAGGAGCCCAAGGCGGAGAAGAAAAAGATGGCGGCGGAGAAGAAAAAGATGGCGGCGGCGCCGGAGTTCCTGGCCACCTATGGGAAGGAAACCTCGAGGGCACCAGCGGCAGCGATGGCAACGTTGAGGACAGCGACCAGAGCGAGAAGGAACCTGGGCAGCAGTATTCGCGCCCACAGGGCGCCGTCGGGGGGCTGGAGCCTGGCAACGCGCAGCAGCCCAACGTCCACGCCTTCACCCCATTGCAGCTGCAGGAGCTGGAGTGCATTTTCCAACGCGAGCAGTTCCCCAGTGAGTTCCTGCG AAGGAGGCTGGCAAGAAGCATGAATGTGACTGAACTCGCAGTGCAG ATTTGGTTTGAGAATAGAAGAGCCAAATGGAGGAGACATCAGAGGGCATTAATGGCAAGAAACATGCTGCCCTTCATGGCAGTGGGCCAGCCTGTCATGGTAACCGCAGCTGAGGCCATAACGGCACCCTTGTTCATCAGCGGGATGAGAGATGATTACTTCTGGGACCACAGCCATTCCAGCAGCCTGTGTTTCCCCATGCCACCCTTTCCTCCTCCGTCCTTGCCCCTTCCACTCATGCTTCTTCCACCTATGCCACCCGCTGGCCAGGCTGAATTTGGCCCATTCCCTTTTGTTATCGTGCCTTCTTTCACATTCCCCAATGTCTAA